A genome region from Ascaphus truei isolate aAscTru1 unplaced genomic scaffold, aAscTru1.hap1 HAP1_SCAFFOLD_401, whole genome shotgun sequence includes the following:
- the LOC142483958 gene encoding histone H2B 1.1-like: MPEPAKSAPAAKSAPAAKKGSKKAVTKTQKKDGKKRRKTRKESYAIYVYKVLKQVHPDTGISSKAMGIMNSFVNDIFERIAGEASRLAHYNKRSTITSREIQTAVRLLLPGELAKHAVSEGTKAVTKYTSAK; the protein is encoded by the coding sequence ATGCCTGAACCAGCCAAGTCAGCGCCAGCTGCGAAGTCAGCGCCAGCTGCCAAGAAGGGCTCTAAGAAAGCCGTGACCAAGACCCagaagaaggatgggaagaaGCGTAGGAAGACCAGGAAGGAGAGTTACGCTATCTACGTGTACAAGGTGCTGAAGCAGGTTCACCCTGACACCGGCATCTCCTCCAAGGCCATGGGCATCATGAACTCCTTTGTCAACGATATCTTCGAGCGCATCGCAGGAGAAGCCTCCCGTCTGGCTCATTACAACAAACGCTCCACCATCACTTCCCGGGAGATCCAGACCGCCGTGCGCCTGCTGCTGCCGGGAGAGCTGGCCAAGCACGCAGTGTCCGAGGGCACCAAGGCTGTCACCAAGTACACTAGCGCCAAGTAA
- the LOC142483952 gene encoding histone H2A type 2-B translates to MSGRGKQSGKARAKAKTRSSRAGLQFPVGRVHRLLRKGNYAQRVGAGAPVYLAAVLEYLTAEILELAGNAARDNKKSRIIPRHLQLAVRNDEELNRLLGGVTIAQGGVLPNIQAVLLPKKTESHKPAKSK, encoded by the coding sequence ATGTCTGGAAGAGGCAAACAGAGCGGGAAAGCGCGCGCTAAAGCCAAGACTCGCTCTTCTCGGGCTGGGCTGCAGTTCCCAGTCGGCCGTGTGCACAGACTTCTTCGGAAGGGTAATTATGCTCAACGTGTGGGAGCCGGAGCCCCGGTCTATCTGGCCGCAGTGCTCGAGTACCTGACTGCGGAGATCCTGGAGTTGGCCGGTAACGCCGCCCGGGATAATAAGAAGTCCCGCATCATCCCCCGGCACCTGCAGCTCGCTGTGCGTAACGATGAGGAGCTGAACCGGCTGCTCGGAGGGGTCACCATCGCTCAGGGGGGTGTTCTGCCCAACATCCAGGCCGTGCTGCTGCCCAAGAAAACCGAGAGCCACAAACCGGCCAAGAGCAAGTGA